The following coding sequences are from one Streptomyces sp. V3I7 window:
- a CDS encoding N-acetylmuramoyl-L-alanine amidase has translation MRRPLASRVRSTVFRHRWLVCATASAALLPPLLIGPTADDDVAADERLQRDFTQAADEYHVPRSVLMAVSYQQSRWDAHPGVPSVAGGYGPMHLVDTKAAAGRAWAQGQAQGQGQGQSQGQGQAGEDGGQALAGAPAASGGKPAAAPAGQPTDLHRAARLIGTPAARLRSDSTANVRGGAALLAAAQRQLGHPLSADPADWWEAVARFPGASDTIAAATYANDVFALIRRGANRTTDAGQHVSLAAAPGVRPHRVLLRDTNRPKQVECPVDLSCSWLSAPHVKIDDEAYGNHDPADRPRDEKIDYIVIHDTEAPLKSMLQTVQNPTEPSWHYSIRSKDGQVTQHVRTKDEAWHSGSQFVNARSIGIEHEGFLKQPDAWYTETMYRTSARLVRWLARKYDVPLDRQHILGHDNVPSPTATSIPDMHDDPGPFWDWRHYFDLLGAPLRATAGPDSDVVMILPDYRTYKPLYTGCDKDDVPCRPHGSSAVRLHTEPADDAPLIQDPGRRPEGDDSTVDVHDLGSRVSAGQTFAVADRSGDWTAIWYQGEKGWFRNPKGRPVAVGATGRMVTPKEGLEEIPVFGRPLPEESAYPEDMEPPSESPLPYSLLEGQRYVTQSSVVGTYADRSVFDAAPRPVVQGSEEYYEIQLGQRIGYVRAGDVDVVAGYAGAAGPEAGN, from the coding sequence ATGAGAAGACCTCTCGCCTCCCGCGTCCGCAGCACCGTCTTCCGGCACCGCTGGCTGGTCTGCGCGACGGCGTCGGCGGCGCTCCTTCCACCGCTGCTCATCGGCCCGACGGCCGACGACGACGTGGCGGCCGACGAGCGTCTGCAGCGCGACTTCACCCAGGCCGCGGACGAGTACCACGTGCCGCGCAGCGTGCTCATGGCCGTCTCGTACCAGCAGTCGCGCTGGGACGCCCACCCCGGCGTCCCGAGCGTCGCCGGCGGCTACGGGCCGATGCACCTGGTGGACACGAAGGCCGCCGCGGGCCGCGCCTGGGCGCAGGGCCAGGCGCAGGGGCAGGGGCAGGGACAGAGCCAGGGGCAGGGACAGGCGGGCGAGGACGGCGGGCAGGCGCTCGCGGGGGCGCCCGCGGCCTCCGGCGGCAAACCCGCGGCCGCCCCCGCCGGGCAGCCGACCGACCTGCACCGGGCCGCCCGGCTCATCGGCACCCCGGCGGCCCGGCTGCGCAGCGACAGCACCGCCAACGTGCGCGGCGGCGCGGCCCTCCTCGCCGCGGCCCAACGGCAGCTCGGCCACCCGCTGAGCGCCGACCCGGCCGACTGGTGGGAGGCGGTGGCGCGCTTCCCGGGGGCGAGCGACACCATCGCGGCGGCGACGTACGCCAACGACGTCTTCGCGCTGATCCGCCGGGGCGCCAACCGCACCACCGACGCGGGCCAGCACGTCAGCCTCGCCGCCGCTCCCGGCGTACGCCCCCACCGGGTGCTGCTCAGGGACACGAACCGGCCGAAGCAGGTCGAGTGCCCGGTCGACCTGTCCTGCTCCTGGCTCAGCGCGCCGCACGTCAAGATCGACGACGAGGCCTACGGCAACCACGACCCGGCCGACCGGCCCCGGGACGAGAAGATCGACTACATCGTCATCCACGACACCGAGGCGCCCCTGAAGTCCATGCTCCAGACGGTGCAGAACCCGACCGAGCCGTCCTGGCACTACTCGATCCGCTCCAAGGACGGCCAGGTCACCCAGCACGTCCGCACCAAGGACGAGGCCTGGCACTCGGGCAGCCAGTTCGTGAACGCCCGCTCGATCGGCATCGAGCATGAAGGTTTCCTCAAGCAGCCCGACGCCTGGTACACGGAGACGATGTACCGGACCTCGGCCCGTCTGGTGCGCTGGCTGGCGAGGAAGTACGACGTCCCGCTGGACCGGCAGCACATCCTCGGCCACGACAACGTGCCGTCCCCGACCGCCACGTCCATCCCCGACATGCACGACGACCCGGGTCCCTTCTGGGACTGGCGGCACTACTTCGACCTGCTCGGCGCGCCCCTGCGGGCCACGGCCGGCCCGGACAGCGACGTCGTGATGATCCTGCCGGACTACCGCACCTACAAGCCGCTGTACACGGGCTGCGACAAGGACGACGTGCCCTGCAGGCCGCACGGCTCCAGCGCGGTGCGGCTGCACACCGAGCCCGCCGACGACGCCCCGCTGATCCAGGACCCGGGACGGCGCCCCGAGGGCGACGACTCCACGGTGGACGTGCACGACCTGGGGTCGCGGGTCTCCGCGGGCCAGACCTTCGCGGTCGCCGACCGCAGCGGGGACTGGACGGCCATCTGGTACCAGGGCGAGAAGGGCTGGTTCCGGAACCCCAAGGGCCGCCCGGTCGCCGTCGGCGCGACCGGCCGGATGGTGACGCCGAAGGAAGGCCTGGAGGAGATCCCGGTGTTCGGCCGGCCCCTGCCGGAGGAGAGCGCCTACCCGGAGGACATGGAACCGCCGTCCGAGTCGCCGCTGCCGTACTCCCTGCTGGAGGGCCAGCGGTACGTGACGCAGTCGAGCGTCGTCGGCACCTACGCCGACCGGTCGGTCTTCGACGCCGCGCCGCGCCCCGTGGTGCAGGGGAGCGAGGAGTACTACGAGATCCAGCTCGGCCAGCGGATCGGGTACGTCCGGGCCGGGGACGTGGACGTGGTGGCGGGCTACGCCGGGGCGGCGGGACCCGAGGCCGGGAACTGA
- a CDS encoding DUF4142 domain-containing protein, whose translation MGTLFVGGALSLTLAALAYPSMLGLSTVSTDQSRIIAQTQWGPLTEGERDFVVKVRAAGLWEYPLGQMALRKGTTKEVRTAGEHLIQGHAGLDASCRRIAPMLNITLPNVASPQQQGFVRTLAAESGGQFNRDFANILRMTHGSIFNTIAKVRSTTKNTLVRALADQANATVLDHITVMEKTGLVDFDQTVFQQTTPPKLPTSDLTPPPPPPGQPQVVLTPPPGSGNSPTPSPTVR comes from the coding sequence ATGGGGACCCTCTTCGTGGGGGGTGCCCTGAGCCTGACCCTCGCCGCGCTCGCCTACCCGAGCATGCTGGGCCTGTCCACCGTCTCCACCGACCAGTCGCGGATCATCGCCCAGACCCAGTGGGGTCCGCTGACGGAAGGGGAGCGGGACTTCGTCGTCAAGGTGCGGGCCGCCGGGCTGTGGGAGTACCCCCTGGGGCAGATGGCGCTGAGGAAGGGGACCACCAAGGAGGTCCGCACCGCGGGAGAGCACCTGATCCAGGGGCACGCGGGGCTGGACGCGAGCTGCCGCAGGATCGCCCCGATGCTCAACATCACCCTGCCCAACGTCGCGAGCCCGCAGCAGCAGGGCTTCGTCAGGACGCTGGCGGCGGAGAGCGGCGGGCAGTTCAACCGGGACTTCGCCAACATCCTGCGCATGACGCACGGTTCGATCTTCAACACGATCGCGAAGGTCCGGTCCACCACCAAGAACACCCTGGTGCGGGCCCTGGCGGACCAGGCCAACGCGACGGTCCTGGACCACATCACGGTCATGGAGAAGACCGGTCTGGTCGACTTCGACCAGACCGTGTTCCAGCAGACGACGCCGCCGAAGCTGCCGACGTCGGACCTGACCCCGCCCCCGCCGCCCCCGGGCCAGCCCCAGGTGGTGCTGACCCCTCCGCCGGGCTCGGGGAACTCGCCCACGCCCAGTCCGACCGTGAGGTGA
- a CDS encoding DUF6445 family protein, which yields MPPHPAPRPPSALPVLPYRKPTKGRDYWVLDDVLPDVDAVRERCLAKDDWAEGYPYTQETWPGLRAMPGLAPDELAHVERLVRKATGARELWVQQTPGGGTLNHNCVQVVGEGESRPRPHTDSRALCRYAAVLYLNPGVPKDCGTSFFRQSLPGGRLGGNVVQAPHTNLVEALGTRFVAPDAFEEDVRVPHKYNRLLLYHANLVHSATGYFGTALEEKRMTAVFFWMA from the coding sequence ATGCCCCCACACCCGGCCCCCCGGCCACCCTCCGCGCTGCCCGTTCTCCCTTACCGCAAGCCCACCAAGGGCCGCGACTACTGGGTGCTGGACGACGTCCTGCCCGACGTGGACGCCGTGCGGGAGCGCTGTCTGGCCAAGGACGACTGGGCCGAGGGCTATCCGTACACTCAGGAGACCTGGCCGGGGCTGCGGGCCATGCCCGGGCTCGCCCCGGACGAACTCGCCCACGTGGAACGGCTGGTGAGGAAGGCCACCGGGGCCAGGGAGCTGTGGGTGCAGCAGACGCCGGGCGGCGGCACCCTCAACCACAACTGCGTGCAGGTCGTCGGCGAGGGCGAGAGCCGGCCGCGCCCGCACACCGACTCGCGCGCCCTGTGCCGGTACGCCGCCGTGCTCTATCTCAACCCCGGTGTGCCCAAGGACTGCGGGACCAGCTTCTTCCGGCAGTCGCTGCCCGGCGGGCGGCTCGGCGGCAACGTCGTCCAGGCCCCGCACACCAACCTCGTCGAGGCCCTCGGGACGCGCTTCGTGGCCCCGGACGCCTTCGAGGAGGACGTGCGGGTGCCGCACAAGTACAACCGGCTGCTGCTCTACCACGCCAACCTGGTGCACAGCGCGACCGGTTACTTCGGGACGGCCCTGGAGGAGAAGCGGATGACGGCCGTCTTCTTCTGGATGGCCTGA
- a CDS encoding FxLYD domain-containing protein produces MAGQRHWWAGGVTAVTAVLAALVGLGGCSDGDGTPSNPASKAASAASAASSLASQAAEGLASASAEAKRRLDGVKGGVNAKDEVKLGTPGTDPDGRVTVEVTADNKASETKSFAVQVQFNDANGNLLDTVVATVRDVRAGATGNATARSTRKLTGEVKTEVARALRY; encoded by the coding sequence ATGGCCGGTCAGCGGCATTGGTGGGCAGGCGGCGTGACCGCGGTGACGGCCGTCCTCGCGGCGCTCGTGGGACTGGGCGGCTGCTCGGACGGCGACGGCACACCGTCGAACCCGGCCAGCAAGGCCGCGTCGGCGGCGTCGGCCGCCTCCTCCCTCGCCTCTCAGGCCGCCGAGGGGCTGGCCTCGGCGTCGGCGGAGGCGAAGCGGCGGCTCGACGGGGTGAAGGGCGGCGTCAACGCCAAGGACGAGGTGAAGCTCGGCACCCCGGGCACCGATCCGGACGGCCGGGTCACCGTCGAGGTCACCGCCGACAACAAGGCGAGCGAGACCAAGTCCTTCGCCGTGCAGGTCCAGTTCAACGACGCGAACGGCAATCTCCTCGACACGGTCGTCGCCACGGTCCGCGACGTCCGGGCGGGCGCGACCGGCAACGCCACCGCCCGCAGCACGCGCAAGCTGACGGGCGAGGTGAAGACCGAGGTGGCGCGGGCACTGCGCTACTGA
- a CDS encoding glycoside hydrolase family 13 protein, whose product MTDLSSRNPDWWRQAVIYQVYPRSFADADGDGLGDIRGVTERLTHLSTLGVDALWLSPFYPSELADGGYDVADHRDVDPRLGTLADFDAMVAEAHRLGLKVIVDIVPNHTSHRHLWFEEALRAGPGSPARERYVFRPGKGKHGELPPSDWQSVFGGSAWQRVPDGEWYLHLFAAEQPDLNWDHDEVRADFRTTLRFWADRGVDGFRVDVAHGLAKDLTEPLRDIGDLAATGEDALERVAPGTHPYWDRDEVHEIYRDWRKVFDAYSPSRTAVAEAWVPGPRTALYARPDELGQAFNFPYLQAPWDADELRRRIIDALAAARSAGASATWVLSNHDVIRHASRLVLPPDTDDNAWLLSGGRAPAVDERAGLRRARAATLLMLALPGSSYLYQGEELGLPEVADLPQAALQDPIWEQTGRTRKGRDGCRVPLPWTTDGPSYGFGAGGAWLPQPESFASYAVEAQAGAAGSTLELYRTALRLRRKLLEGERLTWAADTPPGVLHFARSQGWRCVTNLSDAPVPMPPGELLLASTPLEEPGAGVLPPDTTAWLGA is encoded by the coding sequence GTGACCGACCTCTCGTCCAGGAACCCCGACTGGTGGCGTCAGGCCGTCATCTACCAGGTCTATCCGCGCAGTTTCGCCGACGCCGACGGCGACGGACTCGGTGACATCAGGGGCGTCACCGAGCGCCTCACGCATCTGAGCACGCTCGGCGTCGACGCCCTGTGGCTCAGCCCGTTCTACCCCTCCGAGCTGGCCGACGGCGGCTACGACGTCGCCGACCACCGCGACGTCGACCCGCGGCTCGGTACCCTGGCGGACTTCGACGCCATGGTCGCCGAGGCCCACCGGCTCGGCCTGAAGGTCATCGTCGACATCGTCCCCAACCACACCTCGCACCGACACCTCTGGTTCGAGGAGGCCCTGCGCGCGGGCCCCGGCTCCCCGGCGCGCGAGCGTTACGTCTTCCGGCCGGGCAAGGGCAAGCACGGTGAACTTCCGCCCAGCGACTGGCAGTCCGTGTTCGGCGGCAGCGCCTGGCAGCGGGTCCCGGACGGCGAGTGGTACCTGCACCTGTTCGCCGCCGAACAGCCCGACCTGAACTGGGACCACGACGAGGTCCGCGCCGACTTCCGTACCACCCTGCGCTTCTGGGCCGACCGGGGCGTGGACGGCTTCCGCGTCGACGTGGCCCACGGCCTGGCCAAGGACCTCACCGAACCGCTCCGCGACATCGGCGACCTGGCCGCCACCGGCGAGGACGCCCTGGAGCGGGTGGCGCCCGGCACCCACCCCTACTGGGACCGCGACGAGGTGCACGAGATCTACCGCGACTGGCGCAAGGTCTTCGACGCCTACTCCCCGTCGCGCACGGCCGTCGCCGAGGCCTGGGTCCCCGGCCCGCGCACCGCGTTGTACGCCCGCCCCGACGAACTCGGCCAGGCCTTCAACTTCCCCTATCTGCAAGCCCCCTGGGACGCGGACGAGCTGCGTCGGAGAATCATCGACGCGCTGGCCGCGGCCCGCTCGGCCGGGGCCTCCGCCACCTGGGTGCTCTCCAACCACGACGTCATCCGGCACGCCTCGCGCCTCGTGCTGCCGCCCGACACGGACGACAACGCCTGGCTGCTGTCCGGCGGCCGCGCCCCGGCCGTCGACGAGCGGGCGGGCCTGCGCCGGGCGCGGGCGGCGACGCTGCTGATGCTGGCGCTGCCCGGGTCGTCGTACCTCTACCAGGGCGAGGAGCTGGGCCTGCCCGAGGTCGCCGACCTGCCCCAGGCCGCGCTCCAGGACCCGATCTGGGAGCAGACCGGCCGCACCCGCAAGGGCCGCGACGGCTGCCGGGTGCCACTGCCGTGGACGACGGACGGACCGTCGTACGGCTTCGGGGCGGGCGGCGCCTGGCTGCCGCAGCCCGAGTCGTTCGCGTCGTACGCCGTCGAGGCACAGGCCGGGGCGGCGGGCTCGACCCTGGAGCTGTACCGCACGGCCCTGCGCCTGCGCCGCAAGCTGCTGGAGGGCGAGCGGCTGACCTGGGCGGCGGACACCCCGCCCGGCGTGCTGCACTTCGCCCGCTCGCAGGGCTGGCGGTGCGTCACCAACCTGTCGGACGCACCGGTCCCGATGCCACCGGGCGAGCTGCTGCTGGCCAGCACCCCGCTGGAGGAGCCGGGCGCCGGGGTGCTGCCGCCGGACACGACGGCCTGGCTGGGTGCCTGA
- a CDS encoding DUF4328 domain-containing protein, with protein sequence MNEHIAKHPGLRSVHRADRWAVGALLLAGAAWAAKTVMEVRLYAAGEPHSGPPARGGEHRPLTALENAYHLVHSVCGGTALVCAFVFIAWLWRVRDNGMVLSGERPRYAGFWVYAGWVVPLVNLWVPRGLIADVYRSSVPGRRPPWVLNVWWGLCLVGSFGGVGLFGDEPVEKTIERAYSDIGPLVAYDAAVVGAAVAGAFLVRAVTAAQLERLETWTPPGAEAPAVDLEKPRTSTGCDAPTEKAP encoded by the coding sequence GTGAACGAGCACATAGCGAAGCACCCCGGCCTGCGGTCCGTGCACCGTGCGGACCGGTGGGCCGTGGGTGCCCTGCTGCTCGCCGGAGCCGCCTGGGCGGCCAAGACCGTGATGGAGGTCCGGCTGTACGCGGCCGGGGAGCCGCACTCCGGACCGCCGGCGCGGGGCGGCGAGCACCGCCCGCTGACCGCGCTGGAGAACGCGTACCACCTGGTCCACTCGGTCTGCGGGGGAACGGCGCTGGTCTGCGCCTTCGTGTTCATCGCGTGGCTGTGGCGGGTGCGGGACAACGGGATGGTCCTGTCGGGCGAGCGGCCGCGGTACGCCGGGTTCTGGGTCTACGCGGGCTGGGTCGTGCCGCTCGTGAACCTGTGGGTGCCGCGCGGTCTCATCGCCGACGTGTACCGGTCGAGCGTGCCCGGCAGGCGGCCGCCGTGGGTGCTGAACGTGTGGTGGGGGCTGTGCCTGGTCGGTTCGTTCGGCGGGGTCGGTCTGTTCGGTGATGAGCCCGTCGAGAAAACCATCGAGCGCGCCTACTCGGACATCGGGCCGCTGGTGGCGTACGACGCGGCCGTCGTGGGGGCGGCCGTGGCCGGTGCCTTCCTCGTCCGTGCCGTCACCGCGGCCCAGCTGGAGCGCCTGGAGACCTGGACGCCGCCGGGCGCCGAAGCCCCGGCCGTGGATCTGGAGAAGCCGCGGACATCGACAGGGTGTGACGCTCCGACAGAAAAGGCCCCCTGA
- a CDS encoding FUSC family protein: MPRQFPIGLTPPDWLIRNLQPQQAPFNWSAMTRAAIAMSLPLAVGLALGRPEYGALASMGALSGVISDTADAYRLRLLHIAIPQLLGSVGIILGYLAYGRGWVAVAVVTGVALVSGMISSIGAVASVSGLVLLMNCVIGAGLPLPGPWWLGPLLMTGGGLLVLLLALLAWPLRGGVPERAAVARTYRTVAGLLAAVGTDRPEKYDNARRAVTQSLNQSYDLILGRRTRHHGRSPELTRLLAQLNAITHVVEVAPAAHLAGHRLPREIPQAVDALARAVATGGTGAAEPALPFPTTETGRAIDHAVRHAASVVTSPDVDPHGIVDRLGSPATLGIRAAHAARNVVMSANSWRYGLRLALCIGLAQVLVSIAPVQRSYWVALTITFVLKPDFGSVFSRALMRALGTVAGLGIAAAVLSEVPRGWWDVPVMLLLAPLIPGLTPRGYGFQTAAITPVILLLSDILSHQGTALLLPRLVDSLIGCAVALVAGYLLWPESWHSRVGDRLADAVADTARYLETAFGTTVGTGATGADAEAEGAATSRMRRRLYRDLSVIRTEFQRALTEPPPTGRRAAAWWPLVVAVERIVDATTAARVRVRHGAPPPTSSEISQLTMQLRELAAGLRQSDTLTALRTDLTGPSDSVLEPLRQEVAAARAVTSPH; the protein is encoded by the coding sequence ATGCCCCGCCAGTTCCCCATCGGCCTCACCCCTCCCGACTGGCTGATCCGGAACCTCCAGCCACAGCAGGCTCCCTTCAACTGGTCCGCCATGACCCGCGCGGCCATCGCCATGAGCCTCCCCCTCGCCGTCGGACTCGCCCTCGGGCGGCCGGAGTACGGCGCACTCGCCTCCATGGGCGCCCTGTCCGGCGTCATCAGCGACACCGCCGACGCCTACCGGCTGCGGCTGCTGCACATCGCCATCCCGCAACTGCTCGGCTCCGTCGGCATCATCCTCGGCTACCTCGCCTACGGCCGCGGCTGGGTCGCGGTCGCCGTCGTCACCGGCGTCGCGCTGGTCTCCGGGATGATCTCGTCGATCGGCGCGGTGGCGTCCGTGTCGGGACTCGTGCTGCTGATGAACTGCGTCATCGGCGCGGGACTTCCGCTGCCAGGGCCATGGTGGCTGGGCCCGCTGCTGATGACCGGCGGCGGCCTGCTCGTCCTCCTGCTCGCCCTGCTCGCCTGGCCGTTGCGGGGCGGGGTGCCGGAACGGGCTGCGGTCGCGCGGACGTACCGCACGGTGGCCGGACTGCTGGCGGCGGTCGGCACCGACCGCCCGGAGAAGTACGACAACGCCCGCCGCGCCGTCACCCAGTCGCTGAACCAGTCGTACGACCTCATCCTCGGCCGGCGCACCCGGCACCACGGCCGCAGCCCCGAACTGACCCGGCTGCTCGCCCAGTTGAACGCCATCACGCACGTCGTGGAGGTGGCCCCCGCCGCCCACCTCGCCGGCCACCGCCTGCCCCGGGAGATCCCCCAGGCCGTCGACGCCCTCGCCCGCGCCGTGGCGACCGGCGGCACCGGCGCGGCCGAGCCGGCCCTGCCCTTCCCCACCACCGAGACGGGCCGCGCGATCGACCACGCGGTACGGCACGCCGCCTCCGTCGTCACCTCCCCGGACGTCGACCCGCACGGCATCGTCGACCGCCTCGGCAGCCCGGCCACGCTGGGCATCCGCGCCGCCCACGCCGCCCGCAACGTCGTCATGTCCGCCAACTCCTGGCGGTACGGCCTGCGTCTGGCCCTGTGCATCGGCCTGGCCCAGGTGCTGGTCTCCATCGCCCCGGTCCAGCGTTCCTACTGGGTCGCCCTCACCATCACCTTCGTCCTCAAGCCCGACTTCGGCTCGGTCTTCTCCCGCGCACTGATGCGGGCGCTCGGCACGGTGGCCGGGCTGGGCATCGCGGCGGCGGTCCTGTCGGAGGTGCCGCGCGGCTGGTGGGACGTCCCCGTGATGCTGCTCCTCGCCCCGCTGATCCCGGGGTTGACGCCGCGCGGCTACGGCTTCCAGACCGCCGCGATCACCCCGGTGATCCTGCTGCTCTCCGACATCCTGAGCCACCAGGGCACCGCCCTGCTGCTCCCCCGGCTGGTGGACTCCCTCATCGGCTGCGCGGTGGCGCTTGTCGCGGGCTATCTGCTGTGGCCGGAGAGCTGGCACAGCCGCGTGGGCGACCGGCTCGCGGACGCGGTAGCGGACACGGCGCGCTACCTGGAGACGGCGTTCGGCACGACGGTCGGCACGGGCGCCACGGGCGCCGACGCGGAGGCGGAGGGCGCGGCCACCTCCCGCATGCGCCGCCGCCTCTACCGCGATCTCTCCGTCATCCGCACCGAGTTCCAGCGCGCCCTGACCGAGCCCCCGCCCACCGGCCGCCGGGCCGCGGCGTGGTGGCCGCTGGTGGTCGCCGTGGAACGCATCGTCGACGCGACGACGGCGGCAAGGGTCCGCGTACGCCACGGAGCCCCGCCCCCCACGTCGTCGGAGATCTCCCAGCTGACGATGCAACTGCGCGAACTGGCCGCCGGTCTACGCCAGTCCGACACCCTCACCGCCCTCCGCACCGACCTCACGGGCCCGTCGGACAGCGTCCTGGAACCCCTCCGCCAGGAGGTGGCAGCGGCCCGCGCGGTGACTTCGCCGCACTGA
- a CDS encoding MIP/aquaporin family protein, with the protein MAVEIPALISPSRLRSRGGLLGECLAEFLGTFVLTMFGCGVVATAVVALPGSGRTEGPTTFFLAAGDWLLITWGWALAVVFAVYVAGGVSGAHINPAVTLAFAVRRRFPWAKVLPYWFSQLVGAFTGAALVYAVYHDAISAFDLVVKAPKTNGHTVASFSIFATFPAPYFHGGIWGPLLDQIVGTGLLVMLVVALIDLRNLPVQSNLGPLLTGFAVAAIGMSFGANAGYAINPARDFGPRLFTWVAGWGALAFPGTEAGAFSDYWWIPVVGPLIGGVLGVLVYDLFIGDVLNIRARAGELPQPGRTRPVTGTDE; encoded by the coding sequence ATGGCTGTGGAAATCCCCGCTCTGATCTCGCCTTCCCGGCTGAGAAGCCGAGGGGGCCTGCTGGGCGAGTGCCTCGCGGAGTTCCTCGGAACGTTCGTCCTGACGATGTTCGGCTGCGGCGTGGTCGCGACGGCGGTCGTGGCCCTGCCGGGCTCGGGCCGTACCGAGGGGCCCACCACGTTCTTCCTCGCCGCGGGCGACTGGCTGCTGATCACCTGGGGCTGGGCCCTGGCCGTGGTCTTCGCCGTGTACGTCGCCGGCGGCGTCAGCGGCGCCCACATCAACCCGGCGGTGACCCTGGCGTTCGCGGTGCGGCGCAGGTTCCCCTGGGCCAAGGTCCTGCCGTACTGGTTTTCGCAGCTCGTGGGCGCCTTCACCGGGGCGGCGCTGGTGTACGCCGTCTACCACGACGCGATCAGCGCGTTCGACCTGGTCGTGAAGGCACCGAAGACGAACGGCCACACGGTCGCCTCGTTCTCGATCTTCGCCACCTTCCCGGCGCCGTACTTCCACGGCGGCATCTGGGGTCCGCTGCTCGACCAGATCGTCGGCACCGGGCTGCTGGTCATGCTGGTCGTGGCGCTCATCGACCTGCGCAACCTGCCGGTGCAGTCGAACCTCGGCCCGCTGCTGACCGGTTTCGCGGTCGCGGCGATCGGCATGTCCTTCGGCGCGAACGCCGGATACGCCATCAACCCGGCCCGCGACTTCGGTCCGCGCCTGTTCACCTGGGTGGCGGGCTGGGGGGCGCTGGCCTTCCCGGGCACCGAAGCCGGGGCGTTCAGCGACTACTGGTGGATCCCCGTCGTCGGCCCGCTCATCGGCGGTGTGCTCGGGGTGCTGGTGTACGACCTGTTCATCGGCGACGTCCTCAACATCCGCGCCCGCGCGGGCGAACTCCCGCAGCCCGGCCGCACCCGTCCGGTGACGGGCACCGACGAGTGA
- a CDS encoding PP2C family protein-serine/threonine phosphatase has product MRAGAGRVSLGAVTDDASPRRDAQPLRVRGRSIAWLLPLLLLAGIVLVDLNTSERFRIVTWIVLVPGLAASVCAVWTTAAFGVLSLVVYVAVDGAFPDEYRAGLADFILVAMGGALAVLACVLRVRHEHRMLHMRTIAETTRRTVLRPLPRYGAGLEQAAAFLAADSDANVGGDFYDIQPGPHGTRVLVGDVQGKGLGAVETAAALLGTFREAAYHEADLTTVARRLEIRMLRHRNLGALLGDEVCDRFATAVLVGFPLHDDGTVEIVNFGHEPPLAVGPGGVRQLPAGDGLPLGLGEFTGESCPPVHRTPLAATETLLLVTDGVTEARDAAGQFYPLVPEVTRALASDARTVEPRRLVALVRDGTLRHSGGHLTDDTTVFAVRRTERRPGAQAEARAGRNL; this is encoded by the coding sequence ATGCGGGCCGGGGCGGGGCGTGTTTCGCTGGGGGCCGTGACCGACGACGCATCCCCGCGGCGGGACGCTCAGCCGCTGCGGGTGCGGGGGCGCAGCATCGCCTGGCTCCTGCCGCTGTTGCTGCTCGCCGGCATCGTGCTGGTCGACCTCAACACGAGCGAGCGGTTCCGGATCGTCACCTGGATCGTCCTCGTGCCCGGGCTCGCCGCCTCGGTCTGCGCGGTGTGGACGACCGCCGCGTTCGGTGTGCTCTCGCTGGTGGTGTACGTCGCCGTGGACGGCGCGTTCCCCGACGAGTACCGGGCCGGCCTGGCCGACTTCATCCTGGTCGCCATGGGCGGCGCCCTGGCGGTGCTGGCCTGCGTGCTGCGGGTGCGCCACGAGCACCGCATGCTGCACATGCGCACCATCGCCGAGACCACCCGCCGCACCGTCCTGCGCCCGCTGCCGCGCTACGGCGCCGGCCTGGAGCAGGCGGCCGCCTTCCTGGCCGCCGACAGCGACGCCAACGTCGGTGGCGATTTCTACGACATCCAGCCGGGCCCGCACGGCACCCGGGTGCTCGTCGGCGACGTGCAGGGCAAGGGGCTGGGCGCGGTGGAGACGGCGGCCGCGCTGCTCGGCACCTTCCGGGAGGCGGCGTACCACGAGGCGGACCTGACGACGGTCGCGCGCCGTCTGGAGATCCGTATGCTGCGCCACCGCAACCTCGGCGCCCTGCTCGGTGACGAGGTATGCGACCGCTTCGCCACCGCCGTGCTGGTCGGCTTCCCCCTCCACGACGACGGCACGGTCGAGATCGTCAATTTCGGCCATGAGCCGCCGCTCGCGGTCGGCCCCGGCGGCGTCCGCCAGTTGCCGGCCGGCGACGGGCTCCCGCTCGGCCTCGGTGAGTTCACCGGCGAGAGCTGTCCGCCCGTGCACCGCACGCCGCTGGCCGCCACGGAGACCCTGCTGCTGGTGACCGACGGGGTGACCGAGGCCCGCGACGCGGCCGGGCAGTTCTATCCGCTGGTCCCGGAGGTGACGCGGGCGCTGGCGTCGGACGCGCGCACGGTCGAGCCCCGGCGCCTGGTGGCTCTCGTACGCGACGGTACGCTCCGGCACTCCGGCGGCCATCTCACCGACGACACCACGGTCTTCGCGGTACGGCGGACCGAGCGGCGGCCCGGCGCGCAGGCGGAAGCCCGGGCCGGCCGCAACCTGTGA